The proteins below are encoded in one region of Effusibacillus dendaii:
- a CDS encoding ABC transporter ATP-binding protein, whose product MIQLQEVSVSFGGRSILQKISLQAEKGQSIGIIGPNGAGKSTLLKVIAGQWMPSQGEVTFAGKPIQSYGKKQLARHIAFMRQNVVYELNDRVYDTVMLGRYPFLKRFSSEQPLDHEICRQSLQRTDTWELRNRYLDQLSGGERQRVLLAQVLAQQPKLLLLDEPTTYLDLHRQVELLSFLKQEQQNGLAWIAVLHDLNLAAQFCDQLVLLDAGKLVQMAAPAIMLRSPAIEDVFQIRTVVLDIPSLHVPQIVVTGNK is encoded by the coding sequence ATGATCCAACTGCAGGAAGTATCCGTATCGTTTGGCGGCCGGTCGATTTTGCAGAAGATCAGTTTGCAAGCAGAGAAAGGGCAAAGCATCGGAATTATAGGGCCAAACGGAGCAGGCAAATCCACATTGTTGAAAGTGATTGCAGGGCAATGGATGCCGTCGCAGGGGGAAGTGACGTTTGCCGGGAAACCGATCCAATCCTATGGCAAAAAACAGTTGGCCCGGCACATCGCTTTCATGCGGCAAAATGTGGTTTACGAACTGAACGATAGGGTCTATGATACGGTGATGCTTGGCCGATATCCGTTTTTAAAGCGTTTTTCGTCTGAACAGCCGCTGGATCATGAAATCTGCCGCCAATCCTTGCAGCGGACCGATACATGGGAATTGCGCAACCGCTATCTGGATCAACTGAGCGGCGGGGAGCGGCAGCGTGTTTTGCTTGCGCAAGTATTGGCGCAACAGCCGAAACTGCTGCTGCTCGATGAGCCGACCACGTACCTGGACCTTCACCGCCAGGTGGAACTGCTTTCTTTTTTGAAACAGGAGCAGCAAAATGGATTGGCGTGGATTGCCGTTTTGCATGACTTGAACCTGGCGGCACAGTTTTGCGATCAATTGGTATTGCTTGACGCTGGAAAATTGGTTCAAATGGCCGCCCCGGCCATCATGCTCCGTTCCCCCGCAATCGAGGATGTTTTCCAGATCCGTACCGTTGTTCTGGACATCCCGTCCTTGCATGTGCCGCAGATTGTGGTAACAGGCAACAAATAA
- a CDS encoding YifB family Mg chelatase-like AAA ATPase, giving the protein MYASFSSIALLGIEGEPVTVEVDIANGLPCFDLVGLPSSSVRESKERVRAAIRNSGFEFPLGRITANLAPADLRKDGPGYDLCLALGILAANGALPAANAQGYAIIGELALDGTVRPLTGVLPMVAAAKTFGLQNVVVPAGNRSEAVLVEGVKVVAIENLRQAVSYFRDDAWPEPAHDPGPDANVSLADVLHRSSADSAESPIQDDLSDVKGQPHVKRALEIAAAGNHNLLLIGPPGSGKTMLARRLPSLLPPLLPQESLSVTMIHSAAGVLKDTVSLLTRRPFRAPHHSISSAGLIGGGTIPRPGEVSLAHGGILFLDEFPEFHRTALEALRQPLEEGRVTIARANASLTYPARFLLVVTMNPCPCGFYGQMDETGNSPCTCSPFMIQRYHNRVSGPLLDRIDLHVEVPRVTFADMQQTTPAETSADVSARVQKARFVQQSRFAGRPMPVNSAMSSADLRQHCRLNRPSAELLRHAFEKLALSARSHDRILKVARTIADLAGESEIQQHHLAEAVQYRTLDRKYFK; this is encoded by the coding sequence ATGTATGCGTCTTTTTCGAGTATTGCGCTGCTCGGTATTGAAGGTGAGCCGGTCACCGTCGAGGTGGACATTGCAAATGGCCTTCCCTGTTTTGATCTCGTCGGTCTGCCCAGTTCGTCCGTTCGTGAATCAAAAGAACGGGTCCGCGCCGCCATCCGCAATTCCGGATTTGAATTTCCGCTCGGCCGCATAACGGCCAACTTGGCACCGGCAGATTTGCGAAAAGACGGGCCAGGTTATGATCTCTGCCTGGCGCTCGGTATATTGGCTGCCAACGGAGCGCTGCCAGCCGCAAACGCACAAGGCTATGCCATTATCGGCGAACTGGCGCTTGATGGGACGGTTCGCCCTCTCACCGGAGTTCTGCCGATGGTGGCAGCCGCCAAAACTTTTGGCCTCCAAAACGTAGTGGTGCCAGCCGGCAATCGCAGCGAAGCGGTATTGGTAGAAGGTGTCAAAGTAGTTGCAATCGAAAATCTGAGACAGGCCGTATCTTATTTTCGGGACGACGCTTGGCCCGAACCGGCGCATGATCCCGGCCCGGATGCCAATGTTTCCCTTGCCGACGTACTGCACCGATCGTCAGCCGATTCTGCCGAATCTCCCATTCAGGATGATTTATCAGATGTAAAGGGGCAGCCTCATGTGAAAAGGGCGCTGGAAATTGCAGCCGCCGGCAACCACAACCTGCTCTTGATTGGACCGCCGGGTTCCGGGAAAACCATGTTGGCTCGCCGCCTCCCTTCCTTGCTGCCTCCCCTTTTGCCGCAGGAATCGCTTTCCGTAACCATGATCCACAGTGCAGCAGGCGTTTTGAAAGACACTGTTTCCTTGCTTACCCGACGGCCGTTTCGTGCTCCCCATCATTCCATTTCAAGCGCCGGTTTAATCGGCGGCGGTACCATTCCCCGTCCTGGTGAAGTATCGCTTGCACACGGCGGAATTTTGTTCCTTGATGAGTTTCCTGAATTCCACCGGACTGCCCTGGAAGCTCTCCGGCAGCCGTTGGAAGAGGGGCGGGTAACAATCGCGCGCGCCAACGCCTCTCTTACATATCCGGCCCGATTTTTGCTTGTGGTCACAATGAATCCTTGTCCGTGCGGATTTTACGGGCAAATGGACGAGACGGGCAACAGTCCCTGCACCTGCAGTCCGTTCATGATTCAACGCTATCACAACCGGGTTTCCGGTCCGCTGCTTGACCGCATCGATCTGCACGTGGAAGTGCCGCGCGTAACGTTTGCAGACATGCAACAAACCACGCCCGCCGAAACATCTGCAGATGTATCTGCCCGCGTCCAAAAGGCAAGATTTGTTCAGCAATCACGTTTTGCGGGCCGTCCTATGCCCGTCAATTCCGCGATGAGCAGCGCGGATTTACGACAACACTGCCGGTTAAACCGGCCATCCGCCGAACTGCTCCGCCATGCATTCGAAAAATTGGCCCTGTCCGCCCGTTCACACGACCGGATTCTAAAAGTGGCCCGAACCATCGCCGACCTGGCCGGAGAAAGCGAAATCCAGCAACATCACCTGGCGGAAGCGGTCCAATACAGGACCCTAGACCGGAAATATTTCAAATAA
- a CDS encoding nitroreductase family protein, with the protein MSQTGNVLETIRTRRTIKTFKPDPVARELLQELLNAASWAPNHRMTEPWQVLFVGPETRAKLHHKTDFGGAPVLLAILCEPGKTEIDQEEHYAAVACFITNFMLAAWEKGIGTGWSSLAASQHVRELLGVQEGTKVVGLLPVGYPAEVPSPKERTPMEQKIKYLP; encoded by the coding sequence ATGAGTCAAACCGGCAACGTTCTTGAAACTATCCGTACGCGGCGTACGATCAAAACATTCAAACCGGACCCGGTTGCCCGTGAACTGCTGCAGGAACTTCTCAACGCTGCCAGTTGGGCGCCGAACCACCGGATGACCGAACCCTGGCAGGTTCTGTTTGTCGGTCCGGAAACACGAGCAAAACTCCACCACAAAACCGATTTTGGCGGCGCACCCGTTTTGTTGGCCATTCTTTGCGAGCCGGGTAAAACGGAAATTGACCAGGAAGAACATTATGCGGCTGTCGCTTGTTTTATCACCAATTTTATGTTGGCCGCTTGGGAAAAAGGAATCGGTACCGGTTGGTCGTCCTTGGCCGCTTCCCAACATGTACGCGAACTGCTTGGCGTACAGGAAGGCACCAAAGTGGTAGGTTTGCTGCCCGTCGGGTATCCGGCAGAAGTGCCGTCTCCCAAAGAGCGGACGCCAATGGAACAGAAAATAAAATATCTGCCTTAA
- the sucC gene encoding ADP-forming succinate--CoA ligase subunit beta produces the protein MNIHEYQGKEVLRKYGVAVPQGQVAFSVDEAVRIAEKLGGKGVVKAQIHAGGRGKAGGVKVAKSLDEVRTYAEQILGMTLVTHQTGPEGKVVKRLLIEELSDIKKEYYVGVVVDRASGRVVMMASEEGGTEIEEVAAKTPEKIFKEEVDPAVGLMPFQARKLAYAINIPKELVNQAVKFMTGLYQAFVDNDCSIAEINPLVVTGDGKVVALDAKLNFDSNALFRHKDILDMRDLDEEDPKEIEASKFDLSYIALDGNIGCMVNGAGLAMATMDTIKYYGGQPANFLDVGGGATAEKVTAAFKIILSDPNVKGILVNIFGGIMKCDVIADGVITAAKEIGLDKPLVVRLEGTNVELGKKMLNESGLNIVAADSLADAAEKIVGLVK, from the coding sequence ATGAATATCCACGAATATCAAGGTAAAGAGGTGCTGAGAAAGTACGGCGTAGCCGTCCCGCAGGGACAAGTTGCTTTCTCGGTGGATGAAGCGGTTCGCATTGCCGAGAAATTGGGCGGCAAAGGAGTCGTCAAGGCGCAGATCCACGCAGGTGGACGCGGCAAAGCTGGCGGTGTAAAAGTTGCCAAAAGTTTGGATGAGGTTCGTACATACGCAGAGCAAATTTTAGGAATGACGCTGGTCACGCATCAGACGGGACCAGAAGGAAAAGTGGTCAAGCGGCTTCTGATTGAAGAGCTGTCGGATATCAAAAAAGAATACTATGTCGGTGTTGTGGTAGACCGTGCCAGTGGCCGCGTAGTCATGATGGCATCGGAAGAAGGCGGTACCGAAATCGAAGAAGTGGCTGCCAAAACACCTGAAAAAATCTTTAAAGAAGAAGTGGATCCGGCTGTTGGCCTGATGCCGTTCCAGGCCCGCAAATTGGCATACGCGATTAACATACCGAAAGAGCTTGTGAATCAGGCGGTCAAATTTATGACCGGTCTGTATCAAGCATTTGTTGACAATGATTGCTCGATTGCCGAAATTAACCCGCTGGTGGTTACGGGTGACGGCAAAGTGGTAGCGCTCGACGCGAAGCTGAATTTTGATTCGAATGCTCTGTTCCGCCATAAAGACATTTTGGATATGCGCGATCTGGATGAGGAAGATCCGAAAGAGATTGAAGCGTCCAAGTTCGATCTGTCCTATATTGCGCTGGATGGCAACATTGGCTGTATGGTGAACGGTGCCGGTCTTGCGATGGCGACGATGGATACGATCAAATATTACGGCGGTCAACCGGCCAACTTCCTCGATGTGGGGGGCGGTGCGACAGCCGAAAAAGTGACTGCTGCGTTCAAAATTATTCTGTCCGATCCAAATGTAAAAGGCATTCTGGTAAACATTTTCGGCGGCATCATGAAATGTGATGTAATTGCAGACGGTGTGATTACGGCGGCGAAAGAAATTGGCCTGGATAAACCGCTGGTGGTTCGTCTGGAAGGAACGAATGTGGAACTCGGTAAAAAAATGCTGAACGAATCCGGGCTGAATATTGTAGCGGCCGATTCTCTTGCCGACGCGGCCGAGAAAATCGTCGGCCTTGTGAAATAA
- the sucD gene encoding succinate--CoA ligase subunit alpha: MSILVNKNTKVITQNMTGKTGMFHTKGGLDYGTQMVAGAVPGKGGTSVDFALENGRTVTLPVYDTVAEAKEATGANASVIYVPPAGAADAIMEAVDADLDLVICITEGIPVLDMVKVKRYMEGKRTRLIGPNCPGVITPGECKIGIMPGYIHTPGRVGVVSRSGTLTYEAAFQLSNRGIGQSTVVGIGGDPVKGTEFIDVLKMFNEDPDTDALIMIGEIGGTAEEEAAHWIKQNMKKPVVGFIAGVTAPPGKRMGHAGAIISGGKGTASEKIATMKECGIRVAPTPSEMGSTLVELLKEKGMLEKVTVK, from the coding sequence ATGAGCATACTTGTCAACAAAAACACGAAAGTGATCACGCAGAATATGACCGGCAAAACCGGTATGTTCCATACCAAAGGAGGTTTGGACTACGGCACTCAAATGGTAGCGGGTGCTGTTCCCGGCAAGGGTGGCACAAGCGTCGACTTCGCGCTGGAAAATGGCCGCACGGTAACTTTGCCGGTTTATGACACGGTGGCAGAAGCGAAGGAAGCTACCGGCGCCAACGCTTCCGTCATCTATGTTCCACCGGCCGGTGCAGCGGACGCCATCATGGAAGCTGTAGACGCAGACCTTGACCTGGTGATCTGTATCACAGAAGGAATTCCTGTCCTCGATATGGTAAAAGTGAAGCGTTATATGGAAGGCAAACGCACCCGTTTGATCGGGCCGAACTGCCCTGGCGTAATTACCCCGGGCGAATGTAAAATCGGCATCATGCCCGGTTATATTCATACTCCCGGCCGTGTAGGCGTTGTGTCCCGTTCCGGTACCTTGACCTACGAAGCGGCTTTTCAGTTAAGCAACCGTGGAATCGGTCAATCCACTGTCGTTGGAATCGGCGGCGACCCTGTAAAAGGAACCGAATTTATCGATGTTCTGAAAATGTTTAATGAAGACCCGGATACAGATGCATTGATCATGATCGGTGAAATCGGCGGTACGGCAGAAGAAGAAGCGGCTCACTGGATCAAGCAGAATATGAAAAAGCCGGTTGTCGGTTTTATTGCCGGAGTAACCGCGCCTCCTGGAAAACGGATGGGTCATGCCGGTGCCATCATTTCCGGCGGTAAAGGAACGGCGTCTGAGAAAATCGCGACCATGAAAGAGTGCGGCATCCGCGTGGCTCCGACCCCGTCCGAAATGGGCTCGACCCTGGTTGAACTGTTGAAAGAAAAAGGCATGCTCGAAAAAGTAACCGTTAAATAG
- the dprA gene encoding DNA-processing protein DprA — MPTEKEYVQWLLAVPQIGHVRCQKLLESFESAAAVWEASSEELRQIPSMTAKTADEIQRSKRVYSFQQEADFLKRNGITVIHRTDPDYPQALLSIFDPPHILYVKGKLTAQDHRSIAVVGTRSPTSYGILVTRKICSELSAGGITIVSGLAYGIDTVAHEAAIQSGGRTLAVLAGGLARIYPVQNQPLARQIIQQGALISEFHPLTPVQPNLFPVRNRIISGLSRGVLVTEAARKSGSLITADLALEQGRDVFAVPGPITSPQSFGTNDLIRQGAKITGGSQDIWEEYPEWETNDSKKDLQSVSLTQLERQIVEIIGYGGVSLNQLLNSCRIPSADLYQILLAMELKGVVKRLPGQMYMRDNV, encoded by the coding sequence TTGCCAACCGAAAAAGAATATGTCCAATGGCTGCTTGCTGTCCCGCAGATCGGCCATGTCCGCTGTCAAAAGCTGCTCGAATCGTTCGAAAGCGCGGCAGCCGTCTGGGAGGCGTCGTCTGAAGAACTGCGGCAGATTCCCTCGATGACCGCCAAAACAGCAGACGAAATCCAACGTTCAAAGAGAGTCTATTCGTTTCAACAGGAAGCTGATTTTTTAAAACGGAACGGCATTACCGTCATTCACCGCACAGACCCCGACTACCCGCAAGCATTGCTTTCCATCTTCGATCCTCCTCACATTCTCTACGTAAAAGGAAAGCTCACCGCTCAAGACCATCGTTCGATTGCAGTCGTCGGCACCCGTAGCCCAACTTCTTATGGCATACTGGTCACCCGCAAAATCTGTTCCGAACTGTCGGCAGGCGGTATCACGATCGTATCGGGACTTGCTTACGGAATAGATACGGTCGCCCATGAAGCGGCGATCCAATCTGGCGGTCGGACCCTTGCGGTTTTGGCAGGCGGCCTTGCCCGTATTTATCCCGTTCAAAACCAGCCGCTTGCACGTCAAATTATTCAACAGGGCGCTCTCATCTCCGAATTCCATCCCCTGACCCCCGTACAGCCCAATTTGTTTCCCGTACGCAACCGTATCATCTCCGGTCTTTCCCGCGGTGTATTGGTAACGGAAGCCGCGCGCAAAAGCGGTTCCCTGATCACTGCCGATCTGGCTTTGGAGCAGGGACGGGACGTATTTGCCGTGCCTGGCCCGATTACTTCACCGCAAAGCTTTGGAACGAATGATCTTATCCGCCAAGGGGCAAAAATTACAGGGGGGAGTCAGGATATTTGGGAGGAATATCCCGAATGGGAAACGAATGATTCAAAAAAAGATTTGCAGTCGGTTTCGCTCACCCAACTGGAAAGACAGATCGTCGAAATCATCGGCTACGGCGGTGTTAGCCTGAATCAGTTGCTGAACAGCTGCCGCATCCCATCTGCCGATCTTTATCAAATTTTGCTGGCGATGGAACTGAAGGGGGTTGTGAAAAGACTGCCTGGGCAGATGTATATGAGAGACAACGTTTGA
- the topA gene encoding type I DNA topoisomerase yields the protein MADYLVIVESPAKAKTIGKYLGKKYVVKASMGHVRDLPKSQLGVNVKEDFSPKYITIRGKGDVIKELRDQSKKVKAVYLAADPDREGEAIAWHLANVLEIDPTKECRVVFNEITKDAVQESFKHPRKINMDLVNAQQARRILDRLVGYQISPLLWKKVKKGLSAGRVQSVAVRLIVDRENEIRNFKPEEYWTVTALFESNKQKFSAKFYGYAKNGQAQSAELHNEQEVNELLAHLKGAKYQIVEVKKSERKRNPSPPFTTSTLQQEAARKLNFRAGKTMSIAQQLYEGIDIGAEGTVGLITYMRTDSTRISPTAQAEAKEFITHNYGDAYYPKTVRQYTAKEGAQDAHEGVRPTSVHYHPDKIKEHLTRDQLRLYRLIWERFVASQMAPAVLDTMTVDIQANDAIFRATGSKIKFPGFMTLYIEGTDEGKEEDEKFLPPLEKGESLKAPKLDPKQHFTQPPPRYTEARLVKAMEELGIGRPSTYAPTLETIQKRGYVLLEDKRFVPTELGEIVVQLMKEFFTQIIDVDFTAQLEENLDGVEEGQVDWVMMLDQFYGDFEKELRVAEEEMKHVTLEEEVSDIPCEKCGRMMVYKHGRFGKFLACPGFPDCRNAKPILKEVGVACPKCKTGKIVERRGKRRRVFYGCDQYPNCDFILWDRPVGRDCPTCGQPLVSKRSGKGEGKEMWVCSNTECSHKEEPAVLIESGAAE from the coding sequence TTGGCAGATTACCTTGTAATTGTCGAGTCACCCGCAAAAGCGAAAACAATTGGCAAATACCTCGGCAAAAAATATGTGGTAAAAGCTTCGATGGGGCATGTCCGCGATTTGCCGAAAAGCCAATTGGGTGTTAATGTAAAGGAGGATTTTTCTCCTAAATATATCACAATCCGCGGCAAAGGGGACGTCATTAAAGAGTTGCGGGACCAGAGCAAAAAGGTAAAAGCTGTCTATCTGGCAGCCGACCCTGACCGGGAAGGGGAAGCCATTGCTTGGCACCTGGCCAATGTGCTCGAAATCGACCCAACCAAAGAATGCCGCGTGGTGTTCAATGAAATTACAAAAGATGCGGTGCAGGAATCGTTTAAGCATCCGCGCAAAATCAATATGGATCTGGTCAACGCCCAACAGGCAAGACGGATTTTGGACCGTTTAGTCGGCTACCAAATCTCTCCCTTGTTATGGAAAAAGGTGAAAAAGGGGCTTTCTGCCGGCCGTGTGCAGTCTGTTGCCGTGCGTTTGATCGTCGACCGGGAAAACGAGATTCGCAATTTCAAGCCGGAAGAATACTGGACGGTAACCGCCCTTTTTGAATCGAATAAGCAGAAGTTTTCTGCCAAATTCTACGGCTATGCCAAAAATGGCCAGGCACAGAGCGCGGAACTGCACAACGAGCAGGAAGTCAACGAGTTGTTGGCGCATCTGAAAGGCGCCAAGTACCAGATCGTTGAGGTCAAGAAAAGCGAGCGAAAACGCAACCCGTCTCCGCCGTTTACGACCAGTACCCTGCAGCAGGAAGCGGCCCGCAAACTGAATTTCCGCGCAGGAAAAACGATGTCGATTGCCCAGCAGCTGTATGAAGGGATCGATATCGGAGCGGAAGGAACGGTCGGTTTGATTACCTATATGAGAACCGACTCGACGCGTATTTCTCCGACCGCACAGGCAGAAGCGAAAGAGTTTATCACACATAATTACGGGGATGCCTATTACCCGAAAACAGTCCGTCAGTATACGGCGAAAGAAGGAGCGCAGGACGCTCACGAAGGGGTTCGGCCTACGTCCGTTCATTACCATCCGGACAAAATCAAAGAACATCTGACGCGTGATCAGCTCCGCTTGTACCGCCTGATTTGGGAGCGGTTTGTGGCGTCGCAAATGGCGCCGGCTGTTCTGGATACGATGACGGTTGATATTCAGGCAAACGATGCGATTTTTCGGGCAACCGGTTCAAAAATCAAATTTCCTGGTTTCATGACGCTCTACATTGAAGGAACTGACGAAGGGAAGGAAGAGGACGAAAAGTTCCTGCCGCCGCTTGAAAAGGGCGAATCGTTGAAAGCTCCGAAGCTCGATCCCAAACAGCATTTCACACAGCCGCCGCCCCGCTATACGGAAGCGCGGTTGGTGAAAGCGATGGAAGAATTGGGCATCGGCCGTCCCAGTACGTATGCCCCGACGCTTGAAACGATCCAAAAAAGAGGCTATGTGCTGCTGGAAGACAAACGGTTTGTGCCGACCGAACTGGGCGAAATTGTGGTGCAATTGATGAAAGAGTTTTTCACGCAAATCATCGACGTGGATTTCACCGCGCAGTTGGAAGAAAATCTGGACGGCGTGGAAGAGGGGCAAGTCGACTGGGTCATGATGCTTGACCAGTTTTACGGGGATTTTGAGAAGGAACTGCGCGTCGCGGAAGAAGAGATGAAACACGTGACGCTGGAAGAAGAGGTATCCGATATCCCTTGTGAAAAATGCGGTCGCATGATGGTTTACAAACACGGCCGATTTGGCAAGTTTCTGGCCTGCCCCGGCTTTCCGGACTGCCGCAACGCGAAGCCGATTTTGAAAGAAGTGGGAGTTGCCTGTCCAAAATGCAAAACGGGCAAGATTGTGGAACGGCGCGGCAAACGCCGCCGTGTGTTTTACGGGTGTGATCAATATCCGAACTGCGATTTTATATTGTGGGACCGTCCTGTTGGCCGTGATTGTCCAACATGCGGACAACCGCTTGTCAGCAAGCGGAGCGGCAAAGGGGAAGGAAAGGAAATGTGGGTCTGTTCCAACACCGAATGTTCCCATAAAGAAGAACCGGCTGTTCTTATCGAGAGCGGTGCGGCAGAATAA
- the trmFO gene encoding FADH(2)-oxidizing methylenetetrahydrofolate--tRNA-(uracil(54)-C(5))-methyltransferase TrmFO has product MAEQVTVIGAGLAGSEAAWQIARQGVKVRLYEMRPNVRTAAHISANFAELVCSNSLRAAGLTNAVGLLKEEMRRLDSVIMASADQTAVPAGGALAVDRDRFSELVTERVSNHPLVEVIREELPVIPEDGIVVVATGPLTSDSLSKAIARLTGEEYLYFFDAAAPIVHKDSIDFDKVYLASRYGKGEAAYINCPMTEEEFGRFYEALITAETAPVEEFEKEIYFEGCMPIEVMAKRGRQTMLFGPLKPVGLPDPRTGKTPFAVVQLRQDNAAATLYNLVGFQTHLKWGEQSRVLRMIPGLENAEFARFGVMHRNTYINSPRVLRQTYQVKQRDMLFFAGQITGVEGYVESAAAGLIAGINAGRLAKQQDPLIFPTDTAIGAMAYYITHAAPDNFQPMNATFGLLPPLSEKIRDKRLKNEKISERALASLSRFITETFGEPVLR; this is encoded by the coding sequence ATGGCTGAACAGGTGACGGTAATCGGCGCAGGGCTGGCTGGTTCGGAAGCGGCCTGGCAGATTGCCCGACAGGGAGTAAAGGTACGGCTGTACGAGATGCGTCCCAATGTCAGGACTGCTGCCCATATCTCAGCCAATTTCGCCGAATTGGTGTGTTCCAATTCGTTGCGTGCGGCAGGTTTGACGAATGCGGTGGGCCTCTTAAAAGAAGAAATGAGACGGTTGGATTCGGTGATCATGGCGTCTGCCGACCAGACGGCTGTTCCGGCTGGAGGTGCTTTGGCGGTTGACCGAGACCGATTTTCCGAACTGGTGACAGAGCGTGTTTCCAACCATCCGCTGGTGGAAGTGATACGGGAAGAACTGCCCGTCATTCCGGAAGACGGAATCGTAGTGGTGGCAACAGGACCGCTCACATCCGATTCTTTGTCAAAAGCGATTGCGCGGCTGACTGGCGAGGAATATCTTTATTTTTTTGATGCGGCGGCGCCGATTGTTCATAAGGATTCGATCGATTTTGACAAGGTGTATCTCGCTTCCCGCTACGGCAAAGGGGAAGCTGCGTACATCAACTGCCCGATGACGGAGGAGGAGTTCGGTCGGTTCTATGAAGCGTTGATTACTGCCGAAACGGCGCCGGTGGAAGAGTTTGAAAAAGAAATTTACTTTGAAGGATGCATGCCGATCGAAGTAATGGCCAAGCGAGGACGTCAAACGATGTTGTTCGGTCCGCTCAAGCCGGTTGGACTGCCTGATCCTCGCACCGGCAAAACGCCGTTTGCTGTCGTCCAGTTGAGGCAGGACAATGCGGCCGCCACTCTCTACAACTTGGTGGGGTTTCAGACACATCTCAAATGGGGCGAACAGTCGCGTGTGCTTCGCATGATCCCAGGCTTGGAAAACGCGGAATTTGCCCGCTTTGGTGTGATGCATCGCAATACTTACATCAATTCCCCGCGTGTTTTGCGGCAAACGTATCAGGTAAAACAGCGGGACATGCTCTTTTTCGCCGGTCAAATTACCGGTGTGGAAGGCTATGTGGAGTCAGCAGCAGCCGGTTTGATTGCGGGAATCAATGCCGGGCGCCTGGCGAAGCAGCAAGACCCTTTGATTTTTCCTACCGACACGGCAATTGGCGCAATGGCTTATTATATTACGCATGCGGCACCCGACAATTTTCAGCCGATGAACGCCACGTTCGGATTGCTGCCGCCATTGTCTGAGAAAATTCGGGACAAGCGGCTGAAGAACGAAAAGATATCGGAACGGGCGCTTGCTTCCTTAAGCCGTTTTATCACTGAGACGTTTGGCGAACCTGTTTTGAGGTGA
- the xerC gene encoding tyrosine recombinase XerC, with amino-acid sequence MNSQQAIDLFLEYLRIEKNASAYTVDSYQSDLQQFCEFLEKEGIQSLQQVTHVIIRTFLSQLHYAKAARKTIARKVSCLRSFYRFLMREGIVDHNPAKSVSTPKLEKRTPKFLYIEEAKRLVEAPSLSDPLGIRDRAILETLYATGIRVSECMGLSVGDVDLSLGTARVFGKGARERIVLLGQQACDAIRMYLEKSRPQLLAEADTQTSGETDALFLNYRGQPLNVRSVRRIVDKYVNQLAVQYQISPHALRHTFATHMLDEGADLRVIQELLGHVSLSSTQVYTHTTKEKLLRVYMNAHPRA; translated from the coding sequence ATGAATTCACAGCAGGCGATCGATCTGTTTCTTGAATATCTCCGCATCGAAAAAAACGCTTCCGCGTACACGGTCGATTCCTATCAAAGCGACCTGCAACAATTCTGCGAATTTCTGGAAAAAGAGGGAATCCAATCGCTGCAACAGGTGACGCATGTCATCATACGGACGTTTCTGTCGCAATTGCACTATGCAAAAGCAGCCAGAAAAACGATTGCCCGGAAGGTGTCCTGCTTGCGTTCATTTTACCGTTTCTTGATGCGGGAGGGGATTGTCGATCACAATCCGGCCAAATCCGTTTCCACACCCAAACTGGAGAAGCGGACACCGAAGTTTCTCTATATTGAAGAAGCGAAACGGCTGGTGGAAGCGCCCTCTCTTTCCGACCCCTTGGGGATACGGGACCGCGCCATTCTGGAAACACTGTATGCGACGGGTATCCGGGTGAGCGAATGTATGGGGCTATCTGTGGGGGATGTGGATCTTTCCCTCGGAACGGCCCGTGTGTTCGGCAAAGGGGCGCGTGAACGGATCGTGCTGCTTGGGCAACAGGCGTGCGATGCGATTCGGATGTATCTGGAGAAAAGCAGGCCGCAGCTTTTGGCGGAAGCGGATACTCAGACGTCTGGCGAAACGGATGCGCTTTTTCTCAATTACCGGGGGCAACCGTTAAACGTTCGTTCGGTACGGCGAATCGTCGACAAATATGTAAACCAACTGGCGGTGCAGTACCAGATTTCTCCGCACGCTCTCCGGCATACGTTTGCCACTCACATGCTCGATGAGGGGGCCGATCTAAGGGTGATCCAAGAATTGCTGGGGCATGTAAGTCTTTCCAGCACGCAAGTTTACACGCATACGACTAAAGAGAAACTTTTGCGCGTATATATGAATGCACATCCGCGCGCGTAA